The Terriglobus sp. RCC_193 genome contains a region encoding:
- a CDS encoding 4-hydroxy-tetrahydrodipicolinate reductase: MRMLVLGHGKTGKLVAEVATERGHGVHVLDAKENPRGAALTAPFVAGFDVIIDFTTPEAVLTNLRACLAVGAKVVVGTTGWYQHLNDMSGLAIRKDAALLHGTNYSIGVQVMLQLARQMTDSLKKYGYDFKIEETHHTQKLDAPSGTAVSIQQAMNAAGEVPIESIREGDVAGIHIAEAISAGDKLSLRHEAFGRRGFAEGAVRAAEWLSTRKGVYDFRDIFTQI; the protein is encoded by the coding sequence ATGCGGATGCTGGTTCTGGGACACGGCAAGACAGGCAAGCTGGTAGCAGAGGTCGCCACAGAGCGCGGCCACGGCGTACACGTTCTGGATGCGAAGGAAAACCCGCGCGGCGCGGCACTCACTGCGCCCTTCGTTGCAGGCTTCGATGTCATCATTGACTTCACCACGCCGGAAGCGGTGCTGACGAACCTGCGTGCGTGCCTCGCCGTGGGCGCGAAGGTAGTTGTAGGTACAACGGGTTGGTATCAGCACCTGAATGACATGAGTGGACTTGCCATTCGCAAGGATGCCGCGCTGCTACACGGCACCAACTACTCCATTGGAGTGCAGGTGATGCTGCAGCTTGCCAGGCAGATGACCGATTCGCTGAAGAAGTACGGCTACGACTTCAAGATTGAAGAGACGCACCATACGCAGAAACTGGACGCGCCCAGCGGCACCGCCGTCAGCATTCAGCAGGCCATGAACGCGGCAGGTGAAGTGCCGATCGAATCCATTCGCGAAGGCGACGTGGCAGGCATTCACATTGCCGAAGCCATCAGCGCAGGCGACAAGCTCAGCCTGCGCCATGAAGCCTTTGGCCGCCGCGGCTTTGCCGAAGGTGCTGTGCGTGCCGCCGAGTGGCTCAGCACACGCAAAGGTGTGTACGACTTCCGCGACATCTTCACGCAGATTTAG
- the lysC gene encoding lysine-sensitive aspartokinase 3 produces MSTASRPQLVVMKFGGTSVEDAAAIRRTAAVVRGRREKGLEAVVVVSAMAKVTDTLLAAAAAAGNGDKSGALALSARLRSRHLETAGELAKQPQLNVLLNHIQHDFDHLDDLLRGIAAVGELTPRTTDNVVSYGERLSSQIVAAAFDAAGIKGTHLDARHCIVTDDSYGKAIPNETLIEARLKEHALPLIEQGLTPVMGGFIGATEKGITTTLGRGGSDFSAALVGGGLHGGAIEIWTDVNGIMTTDPRICSDALRVKTISFEEAAELAYFGAKVLHPATILPAVQLNIPVFVLNSRNAANEGTRISAVAPPCRSPFKCIAVKKKLTIVDIVASRMLMTHGYLKAVFDVFDKHKVVIDMVSTSEVSISVTVDTSDKLPQIAEDLSKIADVKYESNKALVCLVGEDIRGHAGIAGKVFTAIGHVNVRMISQGASEINMSFMVEEDDASEAIRSLHSTFFADPDPNIFDLDARANTTGTPPVNEPARITVQ; encoded by the coding sequence TGTGCGTGGCCGCCGCGAAAAGGGTCTGGAAGCCGTTGTGGTTGTCTCTGCGATGGCGAAGGTGACGGATACGCTTCTGGCCGCTGCCGCTGCCGCGGGTAACGGTGACAAGTCCGGCGCGCTGGCACTCTCCGCACGTCTGCGTTCGCGCCATCTGGAAACCGCTGGCGAACTGGCGAAGCAGCCGCAGTTGAACGTACTGCTGAATCACATCCAGCATGACTTCGATCATCTGGACGATCTGCTGCGCGGCATCGCCGCTGTAGGTGAACTGACACCGCGCACCACGGACAACGTGGTCAGCTACGGCGAACGTCTCAGCAGCCAGATTGTCGCCGCCGCATTCGACGCAGCCGGTATTAAGGGAACACATCTCGACGCGCGCCACTGCATCGTCACCGACGACAGCTATGGCAAAGCGATCCCCAACGAAACGTTGATCGAAGCACGCCTGAAGGAACATGCGCTTCCATTGATTGAACAGGGGCTGACGCCCGTGATGGGCGGCTTCATCGGCGCCACTGAAAAAGGCATCACCACCACACTGGGTCGCGGTGGTAGCGACTTCTCTGCGGCGCTGGTTGGCGGCGGTCTGCACGGTGGCGCCATTGAAATCTGGACCGATGTCAACGGCATCATGACGACCGATCCGCGTATCTGTTCAGACGCGTTGCGCGTGAAGACCATTTCGTTTGAAGAAGCAGCGGAACTCGCTTACTTCGGCGCGAAGGTACTGCATCCTGCAACGATCCTGCCTGCGGTGCAGCTGAACATTCCCGTGTTTGTGCTCAACAGCCGCAACGCTGCAAACGAAGGCACACGCATCAGCGCTGTTGCGCCGCCGTGCCGTTCGCCGTTCAAGTGCATCGCGGTAAAGAAGAAGCTGACCATCGTGGACATCGTGGCCAGCCGCATGCTGATGACGCATGGCTATCTGAAGGCCGTATTCGATGTTTTCGACAAGCACAAGGTCGTCATCGACATGGTCTCCACTTCGGAAGTCTCCATCTCCGTCACGGTGGACACCAGCGACAAGCTGCCGCAGATTGCAGAAGACCTTTCAAAGATTGCCGACGTGAAGTACGAAAGCAACAAGGCGCTGGTATGCCTTGTTGGCGAAGACATTCGCGGACACGCGGGCATTGCGGGTAAGGTATTCACCGCGATTGGCCATGTGAACGTGCGCATGATCTCGCAGGGCGCCAGCGAAATCAACATGAGCTTCATGGTCGAGGAAGACGATGCATCGGAGGCGATCCGTTCTCTGCACAGCACCTTCTTCGCCGATCCTGACCCGAACATCTTTGACCTGGACGCACGCGCCAACACCACCGGCACGCCACCAGTAAACGAACCCGCACGCATCACGGTGCAGTAA